A part of Capsicum annuum cultivar UCD-10X-F1 chromosome 6, UCD10Xv1.1, whole genome shotgun sequence genomic DNA contains:
- the LOC107872242 gene encoding uncharacterized protein LOC107872242 isoform X2, producing the protein MEHDYENCCCKLNMPDSDDENVIDKECWNKYLQQLNESEGTKYEVNEILKVNRDECGTYLIFYLTFTVTNGEKEYFQAKVVRRMGGSLCFLIVRPRSFGHIVDVKALHRFGSGI; encoded by the exons ATGGAGCATGATTATGAGAACTGTTGCTGCAAGCTTAATATGCCAGATTCAGATGATGAGAATGTGATAGATAAAGAATGCTGGAACAAGTATCTCCAACAACTCAATGAGAGTGAG GGAACTAAATATGAGGTCAATGAGATTCTCAAGGTTAATCGAGATGAGTGCGGCACATACTTAATTTTCTATCTTACCTTTACGGTTACAAATGGCGAGAAGGAATATTTTCAAGCTAAGGTGGTGAGGCGTATGGGTGGATCTTTGTGTTTCTTAATCGTTAGGCCAAGG AGCTTTGGGCATATAGTGGATGTGAAGGCTCTGCATCGTTTTGGCTCAG GGATTTGA
- the LOC107872242 gene encoding uncharacterized protein LOC107872242 isoform X1 → MEHDYENCCCKLNMPDSDDENVIDKECWNKYLQQLNESEGTKYEVNEILKVNRDECGTYLIFYLTFTVTNGEKEYFQAKVVRRMGGSLCFLIVRPRSFGHIVDVKALHRFGSGSSFSFALTALVSVGHCF, encoded by the exons ATGGAGCATGATTATGAGAACTGTTGCTGCAAGCTTAATATGCCAGATTCAGATGATGAGAATGTGATAGATAAAGAATGCTGGAACAAGTATCTCCAACAACTCAATGAGAGTGAG GGAACTAAATATGAGGTCAATGAGATTCTCAAGGTTAATCGAGATGAGTGCGGCACATACTTAATTTTCTATCTTACCTTTACGGTTACAAATGGCGAGAAGGAATATTTTCAAGCTAAGGTGGTGAGGCGTATGGGTGGATCTTTGTGTTTCTTAATCGTTAGGCCAAGG AGCTTTGGGCATATAGTGGATGTGAAGGCTCTGCATCGTTTTGGCTCAGGTTCAAGCTTTAGTTTTGCGTTAACAGCTCTTGTCAGTGTTGGACACTGTTTCTAG